A region from the Panicum hallii strain FIL2 chromosome 1, PHallii_v3.1, whole genome shotgun sequence genome encodes:
- the LOC112874975 gene encoding outer envelope protein 80, chloroplastic, translating to MGRSRDVRFVSSGVKLPSASASVPAPSPAPAPALLSAALPFAHIGRAFDAAARRLGACLPRVPVARADTAAPPPVRRHGKDAGGGGEERVLISEVAVRGKDGEPLERPELEAAAAAALRACRPNAALTVREVQEDVHRVVESGLFRSCMPVAVDTRDGIRLVFEVEPNQDFHGLVCEGANMLPSKFLEDAFRDRHGKIINIRHLDQVIKSVNGWYQERGLTGLVSYAEILSGGILRLQVSEAEVNNINIRFLDRKTGEPTVGKTQPETILRQLTSKKGQAYNRAQVKRDVETILTMGIMEDVTIIPQPVGDSNKVDLVMNLVERPSGGFSAGGGISSGITNGPLSGLIGSFAYSHRNVFGRNKKLNLSLERGQIDSIFRLNFTDPWIDGDNKRTSRTVMVQNSRTPGTLVHGGDHPDHGPITIGRVTAGVEYSRPFRPKWSGTLGLIFQHAGARDDKSIPIIRDFYNSQLTASGNNYDDTLLAKFESVYTDSGDHSSTMFVFNVEQGLPVLPEWLSFNRVTTRLRQGYEIGPARLLLSASGGHVEGNFPPHEAFAIGGTNSVRGYEEGAVGSGRSYAVGSGEVSCRMFGPLEGVVFGDYGSDLGSGPKVPGDPAGARGKPGSGYGYGVGVRVDSPLGPLRLEYAFNDKQARRFHFAVGYRN from the exons ATGGGGCGCAGCCGCGATGTCCGCTTCGTCTCCTCCGGCGTCAAGCTCccgtccgcctccgcctcggtaCCGGCACCGtccccggcgcccgcgcccgcgcttCTCTCCGCGGCGCTCCCGTTCGCGCACATCGGCCGCGCCTtcgacgccgccgcgcgccgcctgggcGCCTGCCTGCCCCGGGTCCCGGTCGCGCGGGCCGACACGGCGGCGCCCCCGCCGGTGCGGCGGCACGGGAAGGACGCGGGAGGGGGCGGCGAGGAGCGGGTGCTGATCAGCGAGGTCGCGGTGCGGGGCAAGGACGGGGAGCCCCTGGAGCGGCCCGAGCTggaggccgcggccgccgcggcgctgcgcgcgtgccGCCCCAACGCCGCGCTCACCGTGCGGGAGGTGCAGGAGGACGTGCACCGCGTCGTGGAGAGCGGGCTGTTCCGGTCGTGCATGCCCGTCGCCGTCGACACCCGCGACGGTATCCGCCTCGTCTTCGAG GTGGAGCCCAATCAGGACTTCCATGGGTTGGTCTGCGAGGGCGCCAACATGCTGCCTTCCAAGTTCCTGGAAGATGCATTTCGTGATCGCCATG GAAAAATCATAAACATTCGACATCTGGATCAAGTGATAAAGTCTGTTAATGGATGGTATCAGGAGCGGGGTCTAACTGGACTG GTTTCATACGCTGAGATACTTTCTGGAGGAATTTTGAGGCTGCAAGTTTCAGAAGCTGAGGTTAATAACATTAATATCCGCTTTCTAGATAGGAAAAC TGGTGAACCAACTGTTGGAAAGACACAGCCAGAGACCATCCTTCGACAACTTACCTCCAAGAAAGGGCAG GCTTACAATAGGGCACAAGTCAAAAGGGATGTTGAAACAATACTTACCATGGGAATCATGGAGGATGTTACTATAATTCCACAGCCAGTTGGAG ATTCAAATAAAGTTGATCTTGTCATGAATCTTGTTGAACGCCCTTCGGGTGGTTTCTCTGCTGGTGGTGGCATTTCAAGTGG GATAACCAATGGACCCCTTTCTGGACTTATTGGCAG CTTTGCATATTCACACCGGAACGTTTTTGGGAGGAACAAGAAATTGAACCTCTCACTGGAGAGGGGGCAAATAGATTCGATTTTTAGATTGAACTTTACTGACCCATGGATCGATGGCGACAACAAGAGAACCTCTAGAACTGTTATGGTTCAG AACTCAAGGACTCCTGGAACACTTGTCCATGGTGGCGATCATCCTGACCATGGGCCTATAACGATTGGACGTGTTACTGCCGGTGTGGAGTACAGCAGGCCATTTAGGCCAAAATGGAGTGGGACGCTTGGCTTAATTTTTCAG CATGCTGGTGCTCGTGATGACAAAAGCATTCCTATCATCAGGGATTTCTATAACAGCCAATTAACTGCCAG TGGAAATAATTATGATGATACGCTGCTTGCTAAGTTTGAAAGCGTCTACACCGATTCTGGGGACCATAGCTCTACAATG TTTGTTTTCAATGTTGAGCAAGGTCTCCCTGTTCTTCCTGAGTGGCTAAGCTTCAACAGAGTGACAACACGTTTGAGGCAGGGCTATGAAATTGGTCCTGCTCGGCTTCTTTTGAG TGCTTCTGGAGGTCACGTGGAGGGAAACTTTCCACCTCATGAAGCATTTGCAATTGGTGGGACAAATAGTGTAAGAGGATACGAAGAGGGTGCTGTTGGTTCCGGGCGTTCTTACGCTGTAGGAAGTGGAGAAGTCTCGTGCCGCATG TTTGGGCCACTGGAAGGTGTTGTCTTTGGCGACTATGGTAGTGATCTCGGTTCTGGTCCTAAAGTTCCTG GTGACCCAGCAGGAGCTCGTGGGAAACCAGGTAGCGGGTACGGCTATGGTGTTGGCGTTCGTGTGGACTCCCCATTGGGACCTCTGCGACTTGAATACGCCTTCAACGATAAACAAGCGAGGAGATTTCACTTTGCTGTTGGCTACAGAAATTAA